TAGTAGTTGATTTTTGTTCAACTGCTTTGTTATCAGCAAAAGCATCAATTGGACCTTGATATTCATCTTCTCTACCTGGTGTTTGAATATTTTTAGCTTTAATTACTCATGAGAATATTAAGAAGTATACTCCACCTGATAAAGTAATTAATGCAAATATTCATAATGGATTTGAAGTAATGTGGTAGACACCTTCATTATTTTGGGCAAATCCTCATGATTGCGCAAATGAAACTGCTAAATCAATTAATCCAGCACTAAATCCGAACCCTATTTGAATGTGCATTGCTGTCGTGATTGCAATAAAGATTCCAGTTAAGGCAGCGTGAATTCCTAACAACAATGGTGAAATAAATGCAAATGTGAATTCGATTGGTTCTGTAATTCCTGAAATAAACGAAACTGCAGCAACTCCTCCTAAGAATCCTGATACTTGTTTTCTGTTTTCTTTTTTAGCTGTGAAAATCATCGCTAATGCGATTGCAGGAATTCCACCCATCATAATTGGGAAGAAACCTGTTTGGAATAATCCTGATCCAGCAATTCCTTTAGCAAAAGCATTAATATCCCCATTAACTCATTGAGTTATTCCTGGATTTGCGATAATTCCACTACCTGGAGAAACAACTTCTCCATTAATTGGTAATTGGAATCAGAAGAATGTATTTAAAATTTGGTGCAATCCAAATGGTAATAACAATCTGTTTAAAATTCCGTATACTGCAGTTCCAGGAATTGCAACTGCAGGATTAGTTGGGTCAGCTACTGCTTGACCAAATTTCATTAAAGCTCATTGAATTCATGGTCAGAAAATTGCAAACGCAAAAGCTGTAGGGATTGAAACTACTAAAGCCATCATTGGCACAAATCTTCTTCCTCCAAAAAATGTTAAAGCTGTCGGCAATTTAATTTCTTTGTATTTGTTATATAAAGTTGCTGACAAGCATCCTGAAACTATGCCTCCAAGTACACCGATATTTAAAACATAAGCGGCTCCAATTACTGTTTTACCATCTGCACCCATTACTTTTACATAAAATAATGATGATCAAGTTCCATAAACTTCTTTTAATACTGGTTGCCCATTAACAATTTCTGCAACTTGATTATGTGAATCGAATGTTAAAACATTTTTATAAATCATTTCTGGTAACC
The sequence above is drawn from the Williamsoniiplasma somnilux genome and encodes:
- a CDS encoding PTS transporter subunit EIIC, encoding MTNTIKNIKTNSFLSRAKKEKSLNIKNGQSRGNKVLNFLQELGKALQFPIAVLPFAAILNRFGALGITYSTDTSGNIINEAGYWISFIIQKPGAVVFDNLPLLFSIGVAFGLAKDHRGEVALVGAVFYLVLAVMTAEHGLPEMIYKNVLTFDSHNQVAEIVNGQPVLKEVYGTWSSLFYVKVMGADGKTVIGAAYVLNIGVLGGIVSGCLSATLYNKYKEIKLPTALTFFGGRRFVPMMALVVSIPTAFAFAIFWPWIQWALMKFGQAVADPTNPAVAIPGTAVYGILNRLLLPFGLHQILNTFFWFQLPINGEVVSPGSGIIANPGITQWVNGDINAFAKGIAGSGLFQTGFFPIMMGGIPAIALAMIFTAKKENRKQVSGFLGGVAAVSFISGITEPIEFTFAFISPLLLGIHAALTGIFIAITTAMHIQIGFGFSAGLIDLAVSFAQSWGFAQNNEGVYHITSNPLWIFALITLSGGVYFLIFSWVIKAKNIQTPGREDEYQGPIDAFADNKAVEQKSTTKIVSKNVKKEDKYDKMASNIIDAIGQNNFVSVDNCSTRLRLILKDNAKVNDAKIKASGAFGLKRLGKEALQIIVGSDVEHVANSIKNQLNLKVKK